In Danaus plexippus chromosome 8, MEX_DaPlex, whole genome shotgun sequence, the sequence ttattgtgattttaattaattacgaacTCTTGTCATATCGCCTTTgtgtttataacataaaaaataggaAATGGAACTTGTGTTACCTCAATACTGTCCCtctcttataatatttggatgttttgtaatattttataaatattgtatttttaaagaattcatGTGTTCAGCTCAAACTAGCTAATAtagaattcttataatattgttataagacATAATAAATTAGATCTAGAGAAATTAAAtgcgttttattttcttttatcatCTAAACTTAACGACccgatttttttgtaaaattaattttgtcgagcgagttttgtaaataataaatttcaaatgattAATTGTCAcccaagtatatatataatacctaaCTTTTAAAACTCTCTTATTTATTCGGTAATATCACATGATGTCGTCTTTATGCAACAGCAATTATTatctctatataaaattacgttataaagatatactaaatgtaaatttaattatacaataattgtaaatatgtcTCACattgatgaaaaattaaacattcacTATTGTAATTCTGGAATTTTGATGGTATTTGTACGAAAAGTTACTTGGGTTCGAAGTTATAGAAAAAtgcttaaaattaatctattaatagtaaactttattaaaaatatatataaaaaaattaaagaaataaataatatcaaaagtaatatttcgAGGATGTATCGTCCACATCTTCCAATAAAATTTCCATGTCTCTTGCGACCTGTTGTATACGATCAACGATAATTTCCAAGTCATGACAATAACAAAATCTCTTATCGGAATCTGTGTTCAATCTACAACTGCCGCCAATTTTTGTTTCGTGTATGTCAAAACTCTGCCACGGCTCACTAGCTCCACGACATTTGCGTTCATTAATTGTGTTACTGAATGCATACTTCGAATGACTTTTATATtctgaattgtattttttgttataattcctTTTCAACCATGGACCATCGTAGCAATACtggaaaaaacatattttttttataatattctttttatggaatatttgaaatattttgatctATGTACCAACCTTACAGTTCTTAGGAGTCTTGAGAGgctttcgtttattttttttgtgttcatAGCAGTTTAAGGCTTTCGTCGGTGTGGTCAGATGGAGAGTGTTGCAGTCACTGCTAGCGAACTTTATCGGAGAGACGTAAGACTGGAAATAATTAcctaaaattaagttattttaattaaaagtgcaAAAAAAGTTTGACCAGACAAAGAAcgcttttttgtaaaaaaaaaatttacattttagagaaatttaaatatatttggaagCTGTTTCACATCTTTTGCTTTGGTGAATTCGCTATACATAATCCCTACTAAGTACAACGACTTCATGGgcttattgttatattaatgtgcgttacaaatacattatttctattatacaCATATGCCTCGTGTAAACCATACTAACACATTTTGTCAACGCTTCTACGAAGAAAATCGCACGCAAGAACAGCTGTCACTAATTGAAAGCTGAAATGGCAGTAGCAGTTTCCTGTAACAATGCATACATGTGGATATCATTCAAGGAAATATATTACTCTCTCAAAATGAATAATGTCGACAAAGGTGCGGCAGCATACAGCCTGAagaatacagaaaaaaaactttttacctTTACAGAATTTAACTGTAAAATTATCTCGTTCTGCCATTATTATTAGGTATCACGTATAAGATGCAACAGtctaaaaattttacgtaGCAGTAAACTTATTACCGTGATTTAATTGCGACGTGTTGTAAGCAAACAGTACCAATTTGGACCAAATCGACAATAAAGATTCTATGCTATTTTTTGATTTctcttttacatttttattgacgTCTTTGATATCCGCAACTTCACTATTTCCTCGAGACAATAGATCTTCGTCATTAAGCTTCGTAAATTTTTCCAAACACtctacattttctttcacaGTTTCCAGTTGCAGGTTAATATTTTGAGCGATGTtctttttaacaatttctaaTTCCTTTTTAACATCTTGAGGGTAATTAGATGTAACATTATCCACCACACTCAATACGCTGTCGGAGCAACTTAAgtcttctttatttatattttcatcataTTTGCTCGTTTTCGAACCGTCGCAGCTACAGATGTCTTTTAGTTCGACATCCTCGTGAAGTTCACAGACACTATCGAACAGATTGTCATCGCTCACACTGTCATTTCTGAGTATATTATCTTTGTTTGTTCTAAATTCGCTCCGACATAGTTCGTTGCTGTCGCACAATCTCCTGCGTGCACGTCTTTCCTTTAGTTCTTGGCgcagtaaattattttgataggATTTGCTTTTTAACAAACATGCAGCATCTATCTGATTCCTTTCTAATGACTTATACTGTTCGTATAAATACCATGAACGTACTCGGTTACACTTTTTGCTTATTGAGTCCTTTtctgcaaaatattaaataaataaattaataaaaaatataggaataCACTATATATTCGAATAGCAATAGTAGAACGAAATACATACCATGGGTATCTAATAAAtccatgtaaattttaataacagtttaccaaaataattttattacttgattattttatattcaaaatctacgtaaattgtttttgaggtgtcaaaatcatttatttcttgGCAGTTTCATAAACCTTGGtttaatgtgaattattttaaatctagaaTAATACATCCATGTCATTTTTCTTCACTTGTAATCAGAAACAATagcaatattttatctgtccttttttaaaacaacctaTTTGGTAGAGATAGGAGAGCAAATAGATTTCACCTGAAAACTGAACTTGAACTAAAAAATCCCGGTTCTATATATATCACTACAGCTGCAGATTCATaggttatttagtttttttaacaattttttttgaggATAAGGATCCTCAACTTCAGATCCTTTTCTACTAAGATAAGAGTTATCTACAGATGGAAGGCcgaagaaaaaacaaaagaccactttaaactgttttttaactgcgtttattattgtttattttacagtcggtcttacaattaaaactttttgtacGGTCGATGTAAGCTTGCACAGCAAACCAGTTACTGgagttaaattaatgaatttatgatTGCCGGCAGAAATCTTTATCAAGTATCTTATCCGCGTACGTGTTTTTTTCACCCGCCCTAgacattttacaaaaactgaattttattcagtttgaaaaaaaatgttatgagaTTTTCTTGTGCTTCTTTCGATCTAAATTCTACCttttcgtaaataatatttcctgGAATGGTCACGGAAAAGGTATTCAGTTTATCAGTCgaagttataacaaaaaagcaaaaaaatgtaaaaaatattttattactattaaacaGTTGCGCTAAATTAGTACCTTAATCGCATTTGGAACATTCATTGTGTGTCTTCCTAAATGGAACAGTAAGACAATGATATAACATTGTTAGAAAAACAAatcttgataaaattatattttaacgattCTTAATATCAATAGAAGAATATGGCGCCGCCAGCTGGCTGCCTACTGTATCCAGGGTTGGTTTGAGAGGAGTGCACGCCTGAATTCATTAACTTAACGCTAAACGGCGACTTGCGTTCCGTTATCCCTCCGCGTTTCATCGGATGGCCCTATgacatatgaattttatataatatttcataaatattaacaaaaaacttgCACTAATTTATATCCGgtagatataattaatactaattaactttaggacataaaaatataagaagatGTTAATgatgacacaaaaaaaaaataagacgataataataatagtgacTACGTCCAACaacataaatacttaaatagtttattggGAATTTTACCATTGGTATGAGAGTCGAAGGCAGTTTATCATTGGTGTTTCTTAACCGTCGCCATGTTTGGCAACCAATTGTTTCCGGTTGCAAATATAAGTCCTCTTTGTCTGCAAAGCGCTCCGTTGAATGGTTGTAGGTGGATGTCAAGATTACATCCAAGTTGTCATCAGGCAAACTGTTATACAgacgtaattaaataaaaaatatttccttgttACATACTAATTTTGTTCCTTAAACCGTGTTTAAGGATTGTATAACatctatttttgtttatttttatgggaAAGCATATGAAACATTAATTGTAATCCTCCCCGGTGACGCTGACAAAGCCAATAGAATTAACACCAGTAGTCaagtcgaaaaaaaaaaccaattgTAACTCATTTTTGTctgtatgaaattaatatagccctacaaacaaacattgataatttaaactaacaaAAATGGGTGATAAAAACTCAATTTCCGAACACTTGCTAATGTGTGATGAGAAAATAATCTCGAGCCTGTAGGAACACCATGTTTTTCAGTAGTAGAAAgaactatgtttttttttaattctcctTCTTTCCTTAAGTCCGGCAACAATTTCTTATTTCtcacttgttttatttctgcCATTTGAATTTGGTTTACGTAGGATAACGCGATtgatttagataaaatttaagaataattttaaattgtgacTGCCAATTCTGTCATAAAAAATGAAGTAACCATAGCAACAATGCATTTCTcgaaataatacttaaactgaaaaagttatttatcttttatcattataaatacgaaatagTCTAAACtatcttttatctttataaatacgaaatagTCTAAACTAtcttttatcattataaatgcctaaactgaaaaaaatcctaaatatggttagaattaatatttaaaagcctAATATGtactaaaacttattttttcttaattttattttttaggtttctacttctaatttttatacacagaATACGTTATTAACTCTTAATGTTATGTTAGTGCTATGCTTTTATTAGATCGCATTTCTGCTTCATGTTCCAAAATAtgtacaatacatatatttttttttacatacaccAGATTAGGTTgagagaaataatatttaaaaaatatatattttaatattaaaattatcaatattaaagacTGAAATTCCCCTACATTCTCACTAAACTCATTTAATTGTATAGTCTGTGCAGCTAGCTTGCTTTCGAAACGCTTGCATTccaatttttatctttatgtgATCGTTCACTCGATGATATAGACGCTTCTAGTTACGAGTTCTCTGTCGAatccgccattttgttttgtaacttATAGTTTCCTGTGGAGGTTAAAGAATTGTAggtttattttgtgttattaaggaaaaaaagACAGCAAAATGAGTTACGGAAGACCACCGCCGCGAATAGACGGCATGGTTTCTCTTAAAGTGGACAATCTAACATATAGGACTACACCAGATGATTTACGTCGCGTTTTCGAAAGGTGTGGTGATGTCggcgatatttatattccaagAGACAGATATACACGTGAAAGCAGAGGGTTTGCTTTTGTCAGGTTTgttactttttgttatttccgTTTTGTGAATAAGTTTTTagtcaaatagttttaaatcgtGTCGTGGTATTTTTAGGTTCTTCGAAAGGCGCGATGCCGAGGAAGCACTAGATTCATTAGACGGAAGAATGTTAGACGGCAGAGAATTGCGAGTTCAAATGGCCAGATATGGTAGACCATCTTCACCATACAGAAGCCGCTACGACCGTCGTCGgaggtaattttattttttgttcttagATTATTACGAATTAACACGCCAAGTTTAGTCTTAAGCTAATAAAGATTCTTACAGAGGCGGCAGACGCAGTTTATGCTTCACAGTTAATTGTGAGATGTTTGTCTACAGTAATTTACATATGTGTGTGATGATGTTTCTTTTAGCCACTCGCGTTCACGGTCTCGTTCACGTCGTCGCTCCAGGTCCCGGTCCCGCCGCCGCTCGTACTCTCGCAGCCGGTCCCGCTCGCGCTCCCGATCCCGCAGTCGCTCGGACTCCAAGAGCTCCCGCGGCAAGTCCCGCAGTCGCAGCCGCAGCCGCTCTCGTTCAAGACATTGAAGTGTGCTGAGTAAGatacatttattcatttagtattaatttctACGAAGTGTTAAAAAATGGTAATAATCATGAATAACtatcatagtttttaattgcTAAAGTATTGTTTTCTCTTCTGTGCAGGTTTAAAGTATCTTGTAAGCTGAAGTGCTGCACTTCAAACAAATGGCAGCCTAGGCTAAGGTACTAGAATACTCTATAACTTTAAGAACTTAAATTGACATAGTGGCAAACTCTGCAACAAAATTAGtctataagataaaaatttattgtaatgtttgtaattttcattatttttcttaccatgtaatagtttttttttgtgtgttaaCATTTGTCTTAACTCAGTTGTCCAATCCATAACAGTgtaattagtaattattaccaaaaaaaaaatgtaaattttatacctacttgcttaatgtttaaatttgaaaaggtaattttaaatatcacatttgttcaaaaactatatattattttaattttgcttgactttatttatataatgtattaatatgtaattaatccaCACTTGATGATGCTGTTATGGTTTTAAGATGTTATTGCAGGTATAtacaaagtatattatatctgAAGATCATGTTCCTCAAATTGGGTTAAAATTTGGGATTAATAGGACTACTCGACGATATGTGGTAATTTCCCCCCTGAGTCCgactaaatattttgttgtaataaaaacttacttaacaaaacattaatatgtaGGATTTATTTGAAGAACAAATTTAGTACAGTTAAGGTAAATGTAACTTGAAAGCTACattaattcaaatagaatAGAGGAATAATCGGTGTTAACATAATACGTTGTCTAGAgagattacaaaattaatgttaatgttgGTATGCTCAGGGCATGGAGTATGCAGAGCGAGGCGTTTGCGGGGAGGGGGGTTTTGCTGTTTGCTGACAACTGCTGAATTGCTGTTGTTGCTGAGCATAAGTTATgagtaaacttttatatttattgacacAAGACTGGTGTAGCCTAGGCCCAAGAGAATGGTACCAGTTTAATTTTCTATGTGTACTTGCCCGTGCAggggtttattaaaaaattattaatgagtaTTATTTTGGAATTAGAGTGAATTAAACAATAGTGTTATGTTAGTATAGTGGAAGTAAGTAGTCTTGCTGAGTGGATTAATATATGGATTTGTTCGGCAGGCCGGTGCTGCTCGCTGGCCTGTTTGCTGTGGCAGTTTCCTGTGCTGATTGGTGTGATTTGCAGATACGTGCGTCTAGGTTAACTTGTAATTGCAGGACTCCCCCCTGATATTCACTAGAataagaagtaaataaaacaccGCTATATCATTCTGTTTAAAGGGAAGGTTTTCTGTTCTGAAACGTCTTG encodes:
- the LOC116776876 gene encoding uncharacterized protein LOC116776876 isoform X1, with translation MDLLDTHEKDSISKKCNRVRSWYLYEQYKSLERNQIDAACLLKSKSYQNNLLRQELKERRARRRLCDSNELCRSEFRTNKDNILRNDSVSDDNLFDSVCELHEDVELKDICSCDGSKTSKYDENINKEDLSCSDSVLSVVDNVTSNYPQDVKKELEIVKKNIAQNINLQLETVKENVECLEKFTKLNDEDLLSRGNSEVADIKDVNKNVKEKSKNSIESLLSIWSKLVLFAYNTSQLNHGNCYCHFSFQLVTAVLACDFLRRSVDKMCNYFQSYVSPIKFASSDCNTLHLTTPTKALNCYEHKKNKRKPLKTPKNCKYCYDGPWLKRNYNKKYNSEYKSHSKYAFSNTINERKCRGASEPWQSFDIHETKIGGSCRLNTDSDKRFCYCHDLEIIVDRIQQVARDMEILLEDVDDTSSKYYF
- the LOC116776876 gene encoding cilia- and flagella-associated protein 276 isoform X2 — translated: MAEIKQVRNKKLLPDLRKEGELKKNIVLSTTEKHGVPTGSRLFSHHTLASVRKLSFYHPFFLPDDNLDVILTSTYNHSTERFADKEDLYLQPETIGCQTWRRLRNTNDKLPSTLIPMGHPMKRGGITERKSPFSVKLMNSGVHSSQTNPGYSRQPAGGAIFFY
- the LOC133318709 gene encoding serine/arginine-rich splicing factor 2-like isoform X1, which translates into the protein MSYGRPPPRIDGMVSLKVDNLTYRTTPDDLRRVFERCGDVGDIYIPRDRYTRESRGFAFVRFFERRDAEEALDSLDGRMLDGRELRVQMARYGRPSSPYRSRYDRRRSHSRSRSRSRRRSRSRSRRRSYSRSRSRSRSRSRSRSDSKSSRGKSRSRSRSRSRSRH
- the LOC133318709 gene encoding serine/arginine-rich splicing factor 2-like isoform X2, whose amino-acid sequence is MSYGRPPPRIDGMVSLKVDNLTYRTTPDDLRRVFERCGDVGDIYIPRDRYTRESRGFAFVRFFERRDAEEALDSLDGRMLDGRELRVQMARYGRPSSPYRSRYDRRRRSRSRRRSYSRSRSRSRSRSRSRSDSKSSRGKSRSRSRSRSRSRH